A part of Thermococcus sp. SY098 genomic DNA contains:
- a CDS encoding helix-turn-helix transcriptional regulator: MSPVENQKSKRRKSALIIILVVIFLLPFASSQGEYDYNIESYSIYFDIVNDNTIKETIEISLTANTNFSRYVFYSDYPIENPDAIVKINGEMKIVNVSVSKIVGGINAVYVKFPPVKKGDRITIKISFYSSGMLQNVQNKKQFAYYIRFNQPVNLFYVRLFIPKGYAILSPIIPSPDMVESSENRLVLEWRRENIKAGEEFYFIVGFSGEIKGFSPLWLVVIFVSAFAGGFFAGMLYKERKGKEKVEVLRSDEEKVIELLKNGPVLQSELVKKLGVSKAKVSLLLKDMEKKGLIERVKEGRSYLVRLKES, translated from the coding sequence ATGTCCCCTGTTGAAAATCAAAAATCCAAGAGAAGGAAGTCAGCTTTAATCATAATATTAGTTGTTATTTTCCTTCTTCCGTTTGCTTCTTCCCAAGGGGAATATGACTACAACATTGAAAGCTACTCAATTTATTTTGATATAGTTAATGACAACACAATAAAGGAAACGATTGAAATCAGTTTAACAGCAAATACAAACTTCAGCAGGTATGTCTTTTACTCGGACTACCCCATAGAAAACCCTGATGCAATAGTTAAAATCAATGGAGAGATGAAGATTGTGAATGTAAGCGTGAGTAAAATAGTCGGCGGGATAAATGCCGTGTATGTAAAATTTCCACCAGTTAAAAAAGGGGATCGTATTACAATCAAAATAAGCTTTTATTCTTCTGGGATGCTGCAAAATGTTCAAAATAAGAAGCAATTTGCTTATTATATAAGATTCAATCAGCCCGTCAATCTTTTCTATGTAAGACTGTTTATCCCAAAAGGATATGCAATTCTCTCCCCGATAATACCATCTCCGGACATGGTAGAAAGCTCAGAAAACAGACTTGTCTTGGAATGGAGAAGAGAGAACATTAAGGCAGGGGAGGAGTTCTATTTCATAGTTGGATTTTCCGGTGAAATCAAGGGATTTTCCCCTCTGTGGCTTGTGGTGATATTTGTATCTGCATTTGCAGGAGGGTTCTTTGCGGGAATGCTATATAAGGAGAGGAAAGGTAAAGAGAAAGTGGAGGTACTTAGGAGCGATGAAGAAAAAGTCATTGAACTCTTAAAGAATGGGCCTGTTTTGCAAAGTGAACTCGTTAAAAAGCTTGGTGTTTCAAAGGCAAAAGTCAGCCTTCTCCTAAAAGATATGGAGAAAAAAGGACTAATCGAGCGTGTTAAAGAGGGCAGAAGTTACCTCGTTAGACTCAAAGAAAGCTAA
- a CDS encoding HVO_0476 family zinc finger protein, translating to MEFECPECGSENIEVIKERGREVTLKCLDCGNVWIVTLPKLLKIPLIVSKHERSFKAEAELPEDEEIKVGDIVEIENDEVRITGIELEGNRRANKAKVSKVKTLWGESLRYPKIIGVSIYLPKGITQSFKVQVDRDEEFVVGEVLEVGGYTFKVEKIKTERKMLTHGKAKADKIVRLMGHQVRARASRKLKIYRGYESVER from the coding sequence ATGGAGTTTGAATGTCCAGAATGTGGGAGCGAAAATATTGAAGTGATTAAAGAGAGAGGAAGGGAGGTTACACTTAAGTGTCTTGACTGCGGCAATGTCTGGATAGTTACTTTGCCAAAACTTTTGAAGATTCCCCTTATCGTCAGCAAGCACGAGAGAAGCTTTAAAGCTGAGGCAGAGCTTCCAGAAGATGAGGAGATCAAGGTTGGAGATATAGTTGAGATAGAAAATGATGAAGTCAGGATTACAGGCATAGAGCTTGAAGGAAATAGAAGGGCAAACAAAGCAAAAGTAAGTAAAGTCAAAACGCTCTGGGGAGAAAGCTTGAGGTATCCAAAAATCATTGGCGTCTCAATTTATCTGCCCAAAGGAATTACACAGTCATTTAAAGTTCAAGTGGACAGAGATGAGGAGTTTGTCGTAGGTGAAGTCCTTGAAGTTGGAGGCTATACATTCAAAGTCGAGAAGATAAAAACAGAGAGAAAGATGCTCACACATGGAAAAGCAAAGGCAGATAAAATAGTACGGTTAATGGGACACCAGGTAAGGGCAAGAGCAAGCAGAAAGCTTAAAATTTATAGGGGCTATGAAAGCGTGGAGAGATAA
- a CDS encoding protein-L-isoaspartate(D-aspartate) O-methyltransferase, which yields MSEEKLYERWVRLVRQLEREGIIKNKQIKTAFLKVPRYKFVLDRYKHYAHVDEPLPIPAGQTISAPHMVAIMLEVADLKEGMNVLEIGTGSGWNAALIYELVKRDVYTIERIPELVEFAKRNLEKAGYKDKVHVILGDGTKGFPPKAPYDRIIVTAGAPKVPEPLIEQLKVGGKLIIPVGSYHLWQELYEVIKLDEKGRIKVINHGGVAFVPLIGEHGWRE from the coding sequence ATGAGTGAGGAAAAGCTATATGAGAGATGGGTAAGGCTTGTTAGGCAGCTTGAAAGGGAGGGAATAATTAAAAACAAGCAAATTAAGACAGCTTTTCTAAAAGTCCCACGATATAAGTTTGTTCTTGACAGATACAAGCACTATGCCCATGTTGATGAGCCTCTGCCTATTCCTGCGGGACAAACCATTAGCGCCCCTCACATGGTAGCTATAATGTTGGAAGTCGCCGATCTAAAGGAGGGCATGAACGTCCTTGAAATTGGAACCGGAAGCGGATGGAATGCCGCCTTAATATATGAGCTTGTCAAGAGAGATGTTTACACAATTGAACGAATCCCCGAGCTGGTGGAGTTCGCAAAGAGGAACTTGGAGAAAGCTGGCTACAAAGATAAAGTTCATGTGATTTTGGGAGATGGAACAAAGGGATTCCCCCCTAAAGCCCCATATGACAGAATTATAGTTACAGCAGGTGCCCCAAAAGTTCCAGAACCCCTTATAGAACAGCTCAAAGTTGGTGGAAAGCTGATAATACCCGTTGGAAGTTATCATTTATGGCAAGAGCTATATGAAGTAATAAAGCTTGATGAAAAAGGGAGAATAAAGGTGATAAATCACGGGGGAGTTGCGTTTGTTCCACTAATTGGAGAGCATGGATGGAGGGAATAA